The following are from one region of the Aquirufa lenticrescens genome:
- a CDS encoding VOC family protein, producing MNRLMHIALVVADYDEAIAWYTQKLGFTLIEDTVLSDVKRWVLVQPSGEGSCQLLLAKAATDEQKSRVGNQTGGRVFLFLHTDDFERDHANLIAQGITIVRGPSEEEYGKVLVFADLYGNLWDLIG from the coding sequence ATGAACCGTTTAATGCACATCGCCCTCGTGGTAGCCGATTATGACGAAGCCATCGCTTGGTACACTCAGAAATTAGGTTTCACTCTAATCGAGGACACCGTTTTGAGTGATGTGAAGCGTTGGGTACTAGTTCAACCATCTGGCGAAGGTTCTTGTCAATTATTGCTGGCAAAAGCAGCGACAGACGAGCAAAAATCAAGAGTAGGCAATCAAACGGGTGGACGCGTATTTCTGTTCTTGCATACGGATGATTTTGAAAGGGATCATGCGAATTTGATCGCTCAGGGCATTACGATTGTACGCGGTCCGAGCGAGGAAGAATATGGTAAAGTGCTCGTATTCGCCGATTTATATGGAAATTTATGGGATTTGATCGGTTAA
- the purB gene encoding adenylosuccinate lyase: MELNLLTAISPVDGRYRKQTAALAPYFSEFGLIQYRVRVEIEYFIALCEIPLAPLKGFPKEHYAALRSMYTNFTEADATWIKDTEKVTNHDVKAVEYFIKDRMLALPGDMSPFVEFIHFGLTSQDINNTAIPLSIAEAHREVILPAYQAVVATLDAYATEWKEIPLLAHTHGQPASPTRLGKEIKVFVERLNRQLDLLAQVPFTGKFGGATGNFNAHQVSFPEINWPQFAAKLHADLGIKRSQYTTQIEHYDNLAAYFDGLKRLDTILIDLSRDIWQYISMGYFKQKIKAGEIGSSAMPHKVNPIDFENAEGNLAMANAFFEFLSAKLPISRLQRDLTDSTVLRNVGTPLAHVVISLNSLQRGLGKLELNNSKIQQDLEDNWVVIAEAIQTVLRREAFPKPYEALKDLTRHHGKIDQAVFHAFIDGLAVSDAIKAELKLISPFNFVGRDEN; the protein is encoded by the coding sequence ATGGAATTAAATTTATTGACTGCCATTTCTCCGGTTGATGGTCGTTACCGCAAACAAACCGCCGCACTTGCTCCTTATTTTTCTGAATTTGGATTGATCCAATACCGAGTGCGTGTTGAAATTGAATACTTTATTGCCTTGTGCGAGATTCCTTTGGCTCCCTTAAAAGGATTCCCTAAGGAACATTATGCGGCATTGCGCTCCATGTATACGAATTTCACGGAGGCGGATGCGACGTGGATCAAGGATACCGAAAAGGTGACAAACCATGACGTAAAGGCGGTAGAATATTTTATCAAAGACCGAATGCTTGCACTTCCTGGCGATATGAGCCCCTTTGTGGAGTTCATTCACTTTGGTTTAACGTCTCAAGATATTAACAATACAGCGATTCCATTATCGATCGCTGAAGCTCATCGCGAGGTAATTTTGCCAGCCTACCAAGCAGTAGTAGCTACTTTAGATGCCTACGCGACGGAGTGGAAAGAAATTCCGTTATTAGCTCACACCCACGGACAACCCGCTTCTCCTACGCGTTTAGGAAAAGAAATTAAGGTTTTCGTAGAACGATTGAATCGTCAATTAGACCTGTTAGCGCAAGTTCCTTTTACGGGAAAATTTGGTGGAGCGACCGGTAATTTCAATGCGCACCAGGTGTCATTCCCAGAGATTAATTGGCCACAATTTGCAGCGAAATTGCATGCCGATTTAGGTATCAAGCGTAGTCAATACACGACTCAAATCGAGCATTACGATAATTTAGCAGCCTATTTCGATGGCTTAAAGCGTTTAGATACGATTTTGATTGACTTGTCGAGAGATATTTGGCAATACATCTCGATGGGGTATTTCAAGCAAAAAATTAAAGCAGGAGAGATTGGTTCATCCGCGATGCCTCACAAGGTAAATCCGATTGACTTTGAAAACGCAGAGGGTAATTTAGCCATGGCAAATGCCTTCTTTGAATTCTTGTCTGCGAAGCTTCCGATCTCGCGTTTACAACGTGATTTGACGGATTCGACGGTGTTGCGTAACGTGGGAACGCCTTTGGCGCACGTCGTGATTTCGTTGAATTCCTTGCAACGTGGTTTGGGTAAGTTAGAATTGAATAATAGCAAAATCCAACAGGATTTAGAAGATAACTGGGTGGTTATCGCAGAAGCGATCCAAACCGTATTGCGCCGCGAAGCTTTCCCTAAGCCTTATGAGGCCTTGAAAGATTTGACACGCCACCATGGAAAGATTGATCAAGCTGTTTTCCACGCATTCATTGATGGCTTAGCCGTTTCGGATGCGATCAAGGCAGAATTGAAATTAATCTCACCATTTAACTTTGTAGGCCGCGACGAAAATTAA